A region of Pseudarthrobacter sp. NIBRBAC000502770 DNA encodes the following proteins:
- a CDS encoding NAD-glutamate dehydrogenase produces the protein MSSGSSVEDQPLSIEGFEGFMGDYYQHLAEEDARSYPRNVLEARAAEHRRAASIRQPGQAKVSIVDEEDSSVVFVVTDDMPFLVDSVNAELVRQHAAIRLVVHPLFVATRNRESGELVKVNRVPTHLGISSGDTAAMPNLSHLIAQGENASHMESWIAVEIHRISDEAKAALLAGLTRVLNDVRAAVEDWPRMRQKALEIAESLDRVANSAQIAELRQAKDLLRWLDDGNFTFLGYREYDLLNVDGEDVLELREDSGLGLLRASADSPHIQHLTDTGRKKAREKRALVITKANSRSTVHRSAYLDYIGIKSFDAAGNVNGERRFIGLFATSAYAGSVRDIPIVREKVDAVLQNAGFPPDSHSGKDLLGILETYPRDELFQIEIPDLAATAFGIQKLQERRRTRLFLRPDIYGRFMSAVVYLPRDRYTTNVRLRIEQELRETFQAVSIDYEARMTESALARLFFRIRLPKDADVSHVNSDELEKRLVRAARSWSEGIAEVLREGRDAAEAKELAATWAEAFPASYRVDYEVEDALEDIARFEKYGAAAERNTGERQDRPGVHVYLPEGAGATLEEDARVKLYMLEPKSLSQILPFFHNLGLEVLDERPFEIETADHRDFFLYDLGLKYPAGVDPLTTGGLLADSFGAAVTGAAESDNFDRLVLREGLHWRQITVLRAYARYMRQMGNSSSFGFMADTLLANPDVTRGLTALFAARFDPSLGETERAETQASVRQELAASIEKVATLDADRVLRTFVNLIEATLRTNFYQDKPHLSFKLDPARIEGLPFPRPMFEIWVYAPRVEGVHLRFGKVARGGLRWSDRREDFRTEVLGLVKAQTVKNAVIVPTGAKGGFFAKQLPDPSTDRAAWMAEGVESYKTFIRGLLDLTDNLLTEGDGERLVPPSNVVRHDDDDSYLVVAADKGTATFSDIANGLSAEYGFWLGDAFASGGSVGYDHKAMGITARGAWESVKRHFSELDLDTQREPFTVVGVGDMSGDVFGNGMLLSRHIRLLAAFDHRHIFLDPNPDEESSFAERQRLFNLPRSSWDDYDKSLISEGGGVFARQAKSIPVSPQVRAALGIPAETAELSPPELLRAILLAPADLLYNGGIGTYVKASSESNASVGDKANDAIRVNGRDLRVKVVGEGGNLGMTQRGRIEAALQGVILNTDAIDNSAGVDCSDHEVNIKIFVDRMVAAGKLPAAERAEFLAAMTDEVGRLVLEDNIDQNILLLNDRTRVAEWSPSYERLMDWLEKSADLKRDLEALPTTETLRERLQQGQGLTSPELSVLAAYAKIELASALRDSDLADDPWFRDTLRSYFPHQLRERFDAELDTHPLRREIIATVVANDMINLGGITFAFRVMEETSASEVAVAKAFVALREVYELDAMVAELNSLPASFPTEHWSTVHLDIRRLLDRAVRWLLSQESVSRPIAEVVAEFKPLMDPMRARLLDYLRGDDRERVAAWLAKGREWELPEGLALRWAELFESFVLLDIAKIARSRKDRVEDIAAVYYTVFNRFHADSLLERISSLPRQDRWQALARAALRDDLYSTVSDMTTAVLDATSTAESPDARLKDWEAQNAEQLGRAKSMFDEVNALEADDMASLSVALRLLRSIVRR, from the coding sequence ATGTCGTCTGGATCCAGTGTGGAGGACCAGCCCCTGTCCATTGAAGGCTTTGAAGGCTTCATGGGGGACTACTACCAGCACCTGGCTGAGGAAGATGCCCGAAGCTACCCCCGGAATGTCCTGGAGGCGCGCGCCGCTGAGCATCGCCGGGCGGCATCCATCCGGCAGCCCGGGCAGGCAAAGGTATCGATCGTCGACGAAGAAGACAGCAGCGTTGTCTTTGTTGTCACCGATGACATGCCGTTCCTTGTCGACTCCGTCAACGCCGAGCTTGTCCGCCAGCATGCCGCCATCAGGCTGGTAGTCCATCCGCTCTTTGTCGCCACCAGGAACCGGGAAAGCGGCGAACTGGTCAAGGTCAACAGGGTTCCCACGCACCTGGGCATTTCAAGTGGTGACACGGCAGCGATGCCGAACCTCTCCCACCTCATTGCGCAGGGTGAAAATGCCTCGCACATGGAGTCCTGGATCGCCGTCGAAATCCACCGCATCTCCGACGAAGCCAAGGCCGCACTGCTCGCGGGCCTCACCCGTGTCCTGAACGACGTCCGGGCGGCCGTCGAGGACTGGCCCAGGATGCGCCAAAAAGCGCTGGAGATCGCCGAGAGCCTGGACCGGGTGGCCAACTCCGCCCAAATTGCCGAACTGCGGCAGGCCAAGGACCTGCTCCGCTGGCTCGACGACGGGAACTTCACGTTCCTTGGCTACCGCGAATACGACCTGCTCAACGTTGACGGCGAAGACGTCCTCGAACTGCGCGAGGACAGCGGCCTCGGCCTGCTCCGGGCATCCGCGGATTCGCCCCACATCCAGCACCTCACCGACACCGGCCGCAAAAAGGCCCGGGAGAAGCGCGCCCTCGTGATCACCAAGGCCAACTCGCGGTCCACGGTTCACCGGTCCGCCTACCTTGATTACATTGGCATCAAGAGCTTCGACGCCGCCGGGAACGTCAACGGTGAACGCCGCTTCATCGGGCTCTTCGCCACCAGCGCCTACGCGGGTTCCGTCCGCGACATTCCCATCGTCAGGGAAAAGGTGGACGCGGTGCTGCAGAACGCAGGTTTCCCGCCTGACTCGCATTCCGGCAAGGACCTCCTGGGAATCCTGGAAACGTACCCCCGCGACGAACTCTTCCAGATCGAAATCCCCGATCTCGCCGCGACCGCCTTTGGAATCCAGAAACTGCAGGAACGACGCCGCACCCGGCTGTTCCTGAGGCCCGATATCTACGGCCGGTTCATGTCTGCCGTGGTCTACCTTCCCCGGGACAGGTACACCACCAACGTCAGGCTCCGCATCGAACAGGAACTGCGCGAAACCTTCCAGGCAGTCTCCATCGACTATGAAGCCCGCATGACTGAATCGGCACTTGCGCGGCTGTTCTTCCGGATCCGGCTGCCCAAGGATGCCGATGTAAGCCACGTCAACAGCGACGAGCTGGAGAAGCGGCTGGTCCGGGCGGCCAGGTCGTGGAGTGAAGGCATCGCGGAGGTCCTGCGCGAGGGCCGCGACGCGGCCGAGGCCAAGGAACTCGCAGCGACCTGGGCCGAGGCCTTCCCGGCCAGCTACCGGGTGGACTATGAAGTCGAGGATGCCCTCGAAGACATCGCGCGGTTCGAAAAGTACGGGGCCGCTGCAGAGCGGAACACCGGCGAGAGGCAGGACCGTCCCGGTGTGCACGTGTACCTTCCCGAAGGTGCAGGGGCAACACTTGAGGAGGATGCCCGGGTCAAGCTCTACATGCTGGAGCCCAAGAGCCTGAGCCAGATCCTGCCGTTCTTCCACAACCTTGGCCTTGAGGTCCTGGACGAGCGGCCCTTTGAAATCGAAACAGCAGACCACCGGGACTTCTTCCTCTACGACCTGGGCCTGAAGTACCCGGCGGGAGTCGATCCGCTGACTACTGGCGGCCTTCTTGCCGACTCCTTCGGCGCGGCAGTCACCGGTGCCGCGGAATCGGACAACTTCGACCGCCTGGTGCTGCGCGAAGGCCTGCACTGGCGGCAGATCACGGTCCTGCGGGCCTACGCCCGCTACATGCGCCAAATGGGCAACAGCAGCTCCTTCGGCTTCATGGCGGACACGCTCCTTGCCAACCCCGATGTCACCAGGGGTCTGACCGCGCTCTTCGCCGCCCGCTTCGACCCCTCCCTCGGTGAGACTGAGCGCGCTGAGACGCAGGCGTCCGTGCGGCAGGAACTGGCAGCGTCCATCGAAAAGGTCGCCACCCTTGATGCTGACCGGGTGCTGCGCACCTTCGTGAACCTCATCGAGGCAACCCTGAGGACCAACTTCTACCAGGACAAGCCGCACCTGAGCTTCAAGCTCGATCCGGCCCGGATCGAAGGCCTGCCGTTCCCCCGGCCCATGTTCGAAATCTGGGTTTACGCACCCCGGGTCGAGGGTGTGCACCTTCGGTTCGGCAAGGTGGCCCGCGGCGGGCTCCGCTGGTCCGACCGGCGGGAGGACTTCCGCACCGAGGTCCTGGGCCTGGTCAAGGCACAGACTGTCAAAAACGCCGTCATCGTGCCCACGGGGGCCAAGGGCGGCTTCTTCGCCAAGCAGCTCCCGGACCCTTCCACGGACAGGGCGGCGTGGATGGCGGAAGGCGTGGAAAGCTACAAGACATTCATCCGCGGGTTGCTGGACCTCACTGACAACCTCCTGACTGAAGGTGACGGCGAGCGGCTTGTGCCGCCGTCGAACGTTGTCCGGCATGACGACGACGACTCCTACCTGGTGGTCGCGGCAGACAAGGGCACGGCTACTTTCTCGGACATCGCCAACGGGCTGTCGGCGGAGTACGGCTTCTGGCTGGGGGACGCTTTTGCCTCCGGCGGTTCCGTGGGATACGACCACAAGGCCATGGGCATCACCGCCCGCGGTGCCTGGGAATCGGTGAAGCGCCACTTCAGCGAGCTGGACCTGGACACCCAGAGAGAACCCTTCACCGTCGTTGGCGTGGGGGACATGTCCGGTGACGTGTTCGGGAACGGGATGCTGCTCTCCCGGCACATCCGCCTGTTGGCGGCCTTTGACCACCGCCACATCTTCCTGGACCCCAATCCTGACGAGGAATCCTCGTTTGCGGAGCGGCAGAGGCTGTTCAACCTCCCCAGGTCCTCCTGGGACGACTACGACAAGTCGCTGATCAGTGAAGGCGGCGGTGTCTTCGCCCGCCAGGCCAAGTCCATTCCCGTGTCGCCGCAGGTCCGGGCCGCCCTGGGGATCCCGGCGGAAACCGCAGAGCTTAGCCCGCCCGAGCTCCTGCGTGCCATCCTGCTGGCGCCGGCCGACCTGCTTTACAACGGCGGAATCGGGACCTACGTCAAGGCGTCGTCCGAGTCCAACGCTTCCGTGGGCGACAAAGCCAACGATGCCATCCGGGTCAACGGCCGCGACCTGCGGGTCAAGGTAGTGGGCGAAGGCGGGAACCTGGGAATGACCCAGCGCGGCCGGATTGAGGCAGCCCTGCAGGGCGTCATCCTCAATACCGACGCCATAGACAACTCCGCCGGCGTGGACTGCTCCGACCACGAGGTCAACATCAAGATCTTCGTTGACCGGATGGTCGCGGCCGGCAAGCTGCCGGCCGCGGAACGCGCAGAGTTCCTTGCCGCCATGACCGATGAAGTGGGACGCCTGGTCCTCGAGGACAACATCGACCAGAACATCCTGCTCCTGAACGACCGGACGCGCGTGGCGGAATGGAGCCCGAGCTACGAGCGGCTCATGGACTGGCTGGAGAAAAGCGCCGACCTGAAGCGCGACCTGGAGGCCTTGCCCACCACGGAGACCCTGCGGGAGCGGCTCCAGCAGGGCCAGGGACTGACCTCGCCGGAGCTGTCGGTGCTGGCCGCCTACGCAAAGATCGAGCTGGCGTCGGCCCTGAGGGACAGCGACCTTGCCGATGACCCCTGGTTCCGGGACACGCTGCGTTCCTACTTCCCGCACCAGCTCCGTGAGCGTTTTGACGCCGAGCTGGACACCCATCCGCTGCGGCGCGAAATCATCGCCACGGTGGTGGCCAATGACATGATCAACCTCGGCGGCATCACCTTCGCATTCCGGGTCATGGAGGAAACGTCCGCCAGCGAGGTAGCGGTTGCCAAGGCATTCGTGGCGCTTCGCGAGGTGTACGAGCTCGACGCCATGGTGGCGGAGCTCAACAGCCTGCCGGCATCCTTCCCAACGGAGCACTGGAGCACTGTGCACCTGGACATCCGGCGGCTCCTGGACCGGGCAGTCCGCTGGCTCTTGAGCCAGGAAAGTGTCTCTCGCCCCATCGCCGAGGTTGTGGCAGAGTTCAAGCCGCTGATGGATCCAATGCGCGCCCGGCTGTTGGACTACCTCCGTGGGGACGACCGCGAGCGGGTGGCGGCATGGCTGGCCAAGGGCCGGGAGTGGGAACTCCCCGAAGGCCTTGCGCTGCGCTGGGCCGAGCTGTTCGAGAGCTTTGTGCTGCTGGACATTGCCAAGATCGCCCGCTCCCGGAAGGACCGGGTGGAGGACATTGCGGCGGTCTACTACACCGTGTTCAACCGGTTCCATGCGGACTCACTCCTTGAGCGGATCAGCAGCCTCCCACGGCAGGACCGGTGGCAGGCATTGGCGCGGGCGGCCTTGCGCGATGACCTGTACTCGACGGTGTCGGATATGACGACGGCGGTGCTGGACGCCACGTCCACGGCTGAGTCGCCGGACGCGCGGCTCAAGGACTGGGAAGCACAAAACGCCGAGCAGTTGGGCCGGGCAAAGAGCATGTTCGACGAGGTGAACGCGCTCGAGGCGGACGACATGGCCTCGCTGTCGGTAGCATTGAGGCTCTTGAGGTCAATCGTCCGGCGCTAG
- a CDS encoding sensor histidine kinase, producing the protein MAIFTDPIREHADFGPGDAEWLHLLVGDWQMVADLAFADLALWFPHPELGYIALAHVRPSTTHTAFHSDFVGEGIRSDLQPLVDKAWNSRSIERSSETNWNSEMALRVEAVPMVRNGRTLAVVTTHMDLSSSRMPSRLELTYRQCAYDLLRMGTLGLWPDFASPTGSRRGAPRVGDGLIRLDADGVVQYASPNGVSAFRRLGDGESLEGRSLAEVTAGLLKDRRLVDETLPLVVTGRMPWRSEIESRGVSLSLRAIPLRDEQQRFGALVLCRDVSELRRREMELVTKDATIREIHHRVKNNLQTVAALLRMQSRRMVSDEAKQGLEQAMRRVATIALVHETLSQGLTQSVDFDELIGRQFRLSAEVASPSQQVRTERSGSFGELPSDLATPLALVINELVTNAVEHGLEGRAGTVWLVADRSEGEDGEELTVTIADDGVGLPQTPHVEGLGLQIVRTLVTSELGGTIMWERREGGGTEVKIRLSLAGR; encoded by the coding sequence GTGGCAATCTTTACGGACCCCATCAGGGAACACGCTGATTTCGGGCCTGGCGATGCTGAGTGGCTGCACCTCCTGGTGGGGGACTGGCAGATGGTCGCGGACCTTGCGTTCGCCGACCTTGCGCTCTGGTTCCCCCACCCGGAGCTTGGCTACATTGCCCTGGCACATGTGCGTCCTTCCACCACACACACGGCATTCCACAGCGACTTCGTTGGTGAGGGCATCCGCTCGGACCTGCAGCCGCTTGTGGACAAGGCATGGAACAGCAGATCCATCGAGCGTTCCAGCGAGACAAACTGGAACAGCGAGATGGCCCTGCGGGTCGAGGCAGTCCCCATGGTGCGCAACGGCAGGACACTGGCCGTGGTGACCACCCATATGGATCTCTCCAGTTCACGGATGCCGTCGCGGCTGGAATTGACCTACCGGCAGTGCGCCTACGATCTCCTGCGGATGGGCACGCTGGGTCTGTGGCCTGACTTTGCCTCGCCCACAGGATCCCGCCGCGGCGCCCCCCGCGTCGGGGACGGGCTGATCAGGCTGGATGCCGACGGCGTGGTGCAGTACGCGAGCCCGAACGGCGTTTCAGCCTTTCGCCGCTTAGGTGACGGGGAATCCCTGGAAGGCCGTTCGCTCGCTGAAGTCACCGCTGGCCTGCTCAAGGACCGCCGGCTGGTCGACGAGACCCTGCCGCTTGTCGTTACCGGCCGCATGCCCTGGCGCAGCGAGATTGAGTCCAGGGGGGTGAGCCTGTCCCTGCGGGCCATTCCGCTCCGCGACGAGCAGCAGCGGTTCGGTGCGTTGGTCCTCTGCCGCGATGTCTCAGAGCTGCGCCGGCGTGAGATGGAGCTGGTGACCAAGGATGCGACCATCCGCGAAATCCACCACCGCGTCAAGAACAATCTGCAGACCGTGGCCGCGTTGCTGCGGATGCAGTCCCGGCGCATGGTGAGCGACGAAGCGAAGCAAGGCCTGGAGCAGGCGATGCGCCGGGTGGCCACCATTGCACTGGTCCACGAGACGTTGTCCCAGGGGCTGACTCAAAGCGTCGATTTCGACGAACTGATCGGGCGCCAGTTCCGGCTGTCCGCTGAAGTGGCTTCCCCCTCGCAGCAGGTCAGGACTGAACGCTCCGGCAGCTTCGGGGAACTCCCAAGCGATCTTGCTACTCCGCTGGCCCTGGTCATCAACGAACTGGTGACCAATGCTGTGGAGCACGGCCTGGAAGGAAGGGCCGGCACAGTGTGGCTCGTGGCCGACCGATCCGAAGGGGAGGACGGTGAGGAGCTGACGGTGACCATTGCCGACGACGGCGTGGGACTCCCGCAGACACCGCACGTGGAGGGCCTTGGCCTGCAGATCGTCCGGACCCTCGTTACCAGTGAGCTGGGCGGCACGATTATGTGGGAGCGCCGTGAGGGCGGCGGCACCGAGGTCAAGATCCGGCTGAGCCTGGCCGGCAGGTAG
- a CDS encoding WhiB family transcriptional regulator produces the protein MDWRNRAACLDKDPELFFPVGNTGPALLQIEEAKSVCRRCPVVDTCLQWALESGQDAGVWGGMSEDERRALKRRAARARRAS, from the coding sequence ATGGATTGGCGTAACCGCGCAGCGTGCCTCGACAAGGACCCGGAACTGTTCTTCCCCGTAGGGAACACAGGACCGGCCCTGCTGCAGATCGAGGAAGCCAAAAGCGTCTGCCGCCGGTGCCCCGTTGTCGACACCTGCCTGCAGTGGGCCCTCGAATCCGGCCAGGACGCCGGCGTCTGGGGCGGCATGAGCGAAGATGAGCGCCGTGCCCTCAAGCGCCGCGCTGCCCGCGCACGCCGCGCTTCCTAG
- a CDS encoding P-loop NTPase, with the protein MSIPVVTVGQRQEDLVGGLERLHGPVTVVRRCTELPELLAACQSGLARAAVIAEGSEGLTASLVDRLGAVGVAVIALTGDADEAARLRKIGVASTLASVEAAELSERIADAVAQLTGAARPANLSAAADTGAALAADPVQPDADAEGHPSGELIVVWGPAGSPGRTTVAVNIAGEMAADGRDVLLVDADTYGASVAAVLGLLDESAGLAQACRLADQGLLDSDALRKVAATVATASGTFRVLTGITRADRWTELRATALALVLERARQIAEVVVVDTGFCLEADEELSFDTMAPRRNAATLRPLELADSVYAIGAADPVGVPRMVRALAELEGAVPQASPTVVMNKVRASSVGRAPERQLRDAWERYGPASELKAFLPYDAAAADAALLAGSLLLEASPDSALRHAIRDLVCAPDQRKSRSSVFSSTPRRRAKD; encoded by the coding sequence ATGAGTATCCCGGTGGTGACCGTAGGCCAGCGCCAGGAGGATCTGGTGGGCGGCCTCGAAAGGCTCCACGGACCCGTTACGGTGGTTCGGAGGTGTACGGAACTTCCCGAGCTTCTTGCGGCCTGTCAAAGCGGACTGGCACGGGCTGCCGTCATTGCCGAGGGGTCCGAGGGCCTGACAGCTTCCCTCGTCGACCGCCTTGGGGCTGTCGGCGTGGCGGTCATTGCGCTGACGGGCGATGCCGACGAGGCAGCCCGGCTCCGGAAGATTGGTGTGGCCTCGACCCTGGCAAGCGTGGAGGCCGCGGAGCTTTCGGAGCGCATCGCCGACGCCGTCGCCCAGCTGACCGGTGCGGCCCGGCCCGCCAACCTGAGTGCGGCCGCTGACACCGGGGCGGCCCTGGCCGCGGACCCAGTGCAGCCCGATGCCGACGCGGAGGGCCACCCCTCCGGCGAGTTGATCGTTGTATGGGGTCCTGCCGGGTCGCCCGGCCGGACCACAGTCGCCGTGAACATTGCCGGGGAGATGGCTGCCGATGGCCGGGACGTCCTGCTGGTCGACGCCGATACCTACGGGGCCAGCGTCGCCGCGGTGCTGGGACTTCTGGACGAGTCAGCCGGACTTGCCCAGGCGTGCCGGCTTGCAGACCAGGGCCTGCTGGACTCGGACGCCCTCCGGAAGGTGGCCGCCACGGTTGCCACGGCGTCCGGGACGTTCCGGGTGCTGACGGGCATAACCCGGGCCGATCGTTGGACGGAACTGAGGGCCACTGCCTTGGCGCTCGTCCTTGAACGGGCCCGGCAGATCGCGGAGGTTGTGGTGGTGGACACCGGCTTCTGCCTCGAGGCCGATGAAGAACTTAGCTTTGACACCATGGCGCCGCGGCGGAATGCGGCCACCCTGCGTCCGCTGGAGCTTGCCGACTCCGTGTACGCCATTGGCGCTGCCGATCCTGTAGGCGTACCCCGGATGGTGCGCGCCCTGGCGGAACTGGAGGGCGCCGTGCCGCAGGCGTCGCCGACTGTCGTGATGAACAAGGTGCGGGCGTCCTCCGTGGGGAGGGCGCCCGAACGCCAGTTGCGGGACGCCTGGGAACGCTACGGCCCGGCATCGGAGCTCAAGGCTTTCCTGCCCTACGATGCCGCCGCCGCAGACGCCGCACTCCTGGCGGGGTCCTTACTGCTTGAAGCTTCTCCGGACTCGGCGCTGAGACACGCGATCCGCGATCTCGTTTGTGCACCCGACCAGCGAAAATCGAGATCATCTGTATTTTCTTCCACACCACGGCGAAGGGCAAAGGACTAG
- a CDS encoding LysM peptidoglycan-binding domain-containing protein — protein sequence MSRLNSREWQDAAMVMALLVLGFLLSVLGSGLLEQWRVSAAGAQEASVEFLLAAAAAAAGMGLLLWWVFSMGCAGTSLLLERLGRHRAAAATRKLSPAFMRRALVAALSIQLLAGAAAQAATTGPGPEWTPTYGQSSAAPSTHAPANGVPATDQDGQPGIPSPAQQVSTETPRTILENASPQWQPTAGTPTTALTPGWQPASPVVEPGLLAAPQSRTTAGPKPEGPGTDTQPDQVTVLAGDTLWSIVAAQLGPGASDVDIALEWPRWYAANRAVIGGSPDVLLPGQILQAPAGP from the coding sequence ATGAGTCGATTGAACTCCAGGGAGTGGCAGGATGCCGCCATGGTGATGGCCCTGCTGGTGCTCGGCTTCCTGCTCAGCGTCCTGGGATCAGGGCTGTTGGAACAATGGCGGGTTTCGGCAGCCGGCGCGCAGGAAGCATCCGTTGAATTCCTCCTGGCTGCGGCCGCGGCCGCTGCCGGTATGGGGCTATTGCTGTGGTGGGTATTTTCGATGGGGTGTGCTGGAACTTCCCTCCTGCTGGAGCGGCTGGGGCGGCATAGGGCCGCGGCCGCCACCCGCAAGCTCTCTCCCGCCTTCATGCGAAGGGCACTGGTCGCCGCCCTCTCGATACAGCTGTTGGCAGGGGCCGCAGCGCAGGCCGCCACCACTGGGCCGGGGCCGGAGTGGACACCAACTTACGGGCAATCCTCCGCGGCTCCTTCCACTCATGCACCGGCCAACGGCGTTCCGGCCACGGACCAGGATGGCCAGCCCGGGATCCCTTCCCCAGCTCAACAGGTCAGCACGGAGACCCCACGGACCATTTTGGAAAACGCGTCGCCCCAATGGCAGCCAACGGCCGGGACGCCCACCACCGCACTTACCCCAGGGTGGCAGCCCGCTTCCCCTGTCGTTGAACCTGGCCTGCTCGCCGCACCCCAAAGCAGGACCACGGCGGGGCCGAAGCCGGAGGGTCCTGGAACGGATACGCAGCCGGACCAAGTTACCGTTCTCGCCGGGGACACGCTGTGGTCCATCGTGGCCGCCCAGTTGGGGCCGGGGGCATCGGATGTGGACATAGCCCTTGAGTGGCCGCGGTGGTATGCAGCGAACCGGGCCGTTATTGGTGGCAGTCCGGACGTCCTGCTTCCGGGCCAGATTCTTCAGGCGCCTGCAGGACCCTAG
- a CDS encoding Rv3235 family protein, protein MTAVTPVRAVREMAANTVNGGTGLAKPPSGTGNAAPAGPPPGANTPSLRPINEAAEVKAITRGTVQASMEVLAGVRPIHQLARRLDPRCLASLQHRAALIRRELTRTGNPALARLHRNSTVRSVRVCEVAEGIYEASAVVVDDVRARAVAVRLERSKQVWRVVELVIG, encoded by the coding sequence ATGACCGCAGTGACACCGGTACGGGCCGTCCGGGAGATGGCCGCCAACACCGTCAACGGCGGAACGGGCTTGGCCAAACCCCCGTCGGGGACAGGCAACGCGGCGCCCGCAGGCCCGCCCCCCGGTGCGAACACGCCGTCACTGCGGCCAATCAACGAGGCAGCGGAAGTCAAGGCCATCACCAGGGGAACGGTCCAGGCCTCCATGGAAGTCCTTGCCGGGGTCCGGCCCATTCACCAGTTGGCTCGGCGCCTTGATCCGCGGTGCCTCGCATCGCTGCAGCACCGGGCCGCACTGATCAGGAGGGAACTTACAAGGACGGGGAATCCCGCGCTGGCCCGGCTCCACCGGAATTCCACTGTCCGCTCAGTGCGGGTGTGCGAGGTGGCCGAGGGGATCTACGAGGCAAGTGCCGTGGTGGTGGATGACGTCCGGGCACGTGCCGTTGCCGTCCGGCTTGAGCGCAGCAAGCAGGTTTGGCGGGTCGTTGAACTCGTTATCGGTTGA
- a CDS encoding helix-turn-helix domain-containing protein, which produces MPRFLTLADVAEQLQINSPAAYALVRSGELKAIQVGGRGQWRVEEKMLEQYIEERYAEASRMIQESRSKSV; this is translated from the coding sequence ATGCCAAGGTTCCTCACGCTCGCGGATGTCGCTGAGCAGCTCCAGATCAACTCCCCCGCCGCTTATGCCTTGGTCCGCAGCGGTGAGTTGAAGGCCATCCAGGTGGGCGGCCGCGGGCAGTGGCGTGTGGAAGAAAAGATGCTGGAGCAGTACATCGAGGAACGCTATGCCGAGGCCAGCCGCATGATCCAGGAGTCACGCTCCAAGTCGGTGTAA